In Babylonia areolata isolate BAREFJ2019XMU chromosome 19, ASM4173473v1, whole genome shotgun sequence, a single window of DNA contains:
- the LOC143294350 gene encoding uncharacterized protein LOC143294350 yields MTMEKKTPVAAQMFLVSVSPGSARGRNITRVIPSQGITTDDPGDSQSPVWISVRTSGRDITTRHHQRQHQAGTSSEATPGRNITRGNTRPGHHQRQHQAATSPEATPGRNITRGNTRPQHHQRQHQAATSPEATPGRNITRGNTRPGHHQRQHQAATSPGATPGRDITRGNTRPRHHQRQHQAATSPEATPGRDITRGNTGLGHHQRQHQGHLHACHRVHQHGRTPGTYAEKYYGSLQGH; encoded by the exons ATgacaatggagaaaaaaacaccaGTAGCTGCCCAAATgttcttagtttcagtttcaccagGGTCAGCAAGAGGAAGGAACATCACCAGGGTCATCCCCAGCCAGGGCATCACCACGGACGACCCAGGGGATTCCCAGTCACCAGTATGGATCTCAGTGAGGACATCAG GCCGGGACATCACCACCAGACATCACCAGAGGCAACACCAGGCCGGGACATCATCAGAGGCAACACCAGGCCGCAACATCACCAGAGGCAACACCAGGCCGGGACATCACCAGAGGCAACACCAGGCCGCAACATCACCAGAGGCAACACCAGGCCGCAACATCACCAGAGGCAACACCAGGCCGCAACATCACCAGAGGCAACACCAGGCCGCAACATCACCAGAGGCAACACCAGGCCGCAACATCACCAGGGGCAACACCAGGCCGGGACATCACCAGAGGCAACACCAGGCCGCAACATCACCAGGGGCAACACCAGGCCGGGACATCACCAGAGGCAACACCAGGCCGCGACATCACCAGAGGCAACACCAGGCCGCGACATCACCAGAGGCAACACCAGGCCGCGACATCACCAGAGGCAACACTGGGCTGGGACATCACCAGAGGCAACACCAGGGGCACCTCCATGCATGTCATCGGGTTCATCAGCATGGACGGACACCAGGGACGTATGCAGAGAAATACTATGGATCTCTCCAAGGCCATTAG